In Harpia harpyja isolate bHarHar1 chromosome Z, bHarHar1 primary haplotype, whole genome shotgun sequence, a single window of DNA contains:
- the FER gene encoding tyrosine-protein kinase Fer isoform X7 translates to MGFGGDLKYSHDALLKLQDWELRLLETVKKFMVMRVKSDKEYASTLQNLCNQVDKESTCQLDYISNVSKSWLLVVQQTEQLSKIMKTHAEDLNSGPLHRLTMMIKDKQQVKKSYVGVHQQIEAEMYKVTKTELEKLKSSYRQLIKEVNSAKEKYKEAVAKVLNSYFFLMYGEKKQADGMKSAS, encoded by the exons ATGGGGTTTGGAGGTGACCTGAAGTATTCTCATGATGCTTTATTAAAACTGCAAGACTGGGAACTACGACTGCTGGAAACGGTGAAGAAATTTATGGTAATGCGAGTAAAAAGTGATAAGGAGTATGCGTCCACTTTACAGAATCTTTGTAATCAAGTAGATAAAGAGAGCACTTGTCAATTGGATTATATCAGCAACGTGTCCAAG tcttgGTTGCTTGTGGTGCAGCAAACAGAACAGCTGAGCAAAATAATGAAGACACATGCAGAGGATCTTAATTCTGGGCCTTTGCATAGGCTTACAATGATGATCAAAGATAAGCAGCAAGTTAAGAAGAGTTACGTAGGTGTTCATCAACAAATTGAAGCAGAGATGTACAAG gtCACAAAGACAGAACTAGAGAAACTAAAATCTAGCTATAGACAACTAATAAAAGAAGTAAATTCTGCCAAAGAAAAGTATAAGGAAGCTGTGGCTAAAG tccttaattcttacttttttttaatgtatggtGAGAAAAAGCAAGCTGACGGGATGAAGTCAGCAAGCTGA
- the FER gene encoding tyrosine-protein kinase Fer isoform X6, whose product MGFGGDLKYSHDALLKLQDWELRLLETVKKFMVMRVKSDKEYASTLQNLCNQVDKESTCQLDYISNVSKSWLLVVQQTEQLSKIMKTHAEDLNSGPLHRLTMMIKDKQQVKKSYVGVHQQIEAEMYKVTKTELEKLKSSYRQLIKEVNSAKEKYKEAVAKGKETEKAKDRCDKATMKLHMLHNQYVLALKGAQLHQHQYYDTTLPLLLDSLQKMQEEMIKALKGILDEYSQITSLVTEEIVNVHKEIQTSVEQIDPNSEYNDFIDTHRSSEVVEQEIEFDTSLLEENENLQANEIMWNNLTAESLQVTLKTVIEELIQTQQTLLSKEELVLELEKKIEESSKTCEKKSEMGNLSVYNFNQKWMKIVVSSIFITT is encoded by the exons ATGGGGTTTGGAGGTGACCTGAAGTATTCTCATGATGCTTTATTAAAACTGCAAGACTGGGAACTACGACTGCTGGAAACGGTGAAGAAATTTATGGTAATGCGAGTAAAAAGTGATAAGGAGTATGCGTCCACTTTACAGAATCTTTGTAATCAAGTAGATAAAGAGAGCACTTGTCAATTGGATTATATCAGCAACGTGTCCAAG tcttgGTTGCTTGTGGTGCAGCAAACAGAACAGCTGAGCAAAATAATGAAGACACATGCAGAGGATCTTAATTCTGGGCCTTTGCATAGGCTTACAATGATGATCAAAGATAAGCAGCAAGTTAAGAAGAGTTACGTAGGTGTTCATCAACAAATTGAAGCAGAGATGTACAAG gtCACAAAGACAGAACTAGAGAAACTAAAATCTAGCTATAGACAACTAATAAAAGAAGTAAATTCTGCCAAAGAAAAGTATAAGGAAGCTGTGGCTAAAG GAAAGGAGACTGAGAAAGCCAAAGATCGGTGTGATAAAGCCACTATGAAGCTTCATATGTTGCATAATCAGTATGTGTTGGCACTGAAAGGAGCACAGTTACATCAGCACCAATATTATGATACTACGCTTCCTCTGTTACTTGATTCACTACAGAAAATGCAAGAAGAAATGATTAAAGCCCT aaaaGGAATCTTGGATGAGTATAGCCAGATCACCAGTCTTGTAACAGAAGAGATTGTGAATGTCCATAAAGAGATCCAGACCTCAGTTGAACAGATAGACCCTAACTCTGAGTATAATGACTTCATAGATACTCACAG GTCATCAGAAGTTGTTGAACAAGAAATAGAGTTTGATACGTCTTTACTAGAAGAAAACGAAAACCTTCAAGCTAATGAGATTATGTGGAATAATCTAACAGCAGAAAGTTTACAAGTCAC GTTAAAAACAGTAATAGAAGAACTGATTCAGACACAGCAAACCCTTTTGAGCAAAGAGGAACTTGTGTtggaactggagaaaaaaatagaagagtcGTCTAAGACTTGTGAAAAGAAGTCTGA